A stretch of Acropora muricata isolate sample 2 chromosome 7, ASM3666990v1, whole genome shotgun sequence DNA encodes these proteins:
- the LOC136923796 gene encoding uncharacterized protein translates to MTTLLRFWIVVTISHVVEETMSQQCPSQRSISGWMLQGHVYKTLLADIGLQCLLSCGTDDRCQSFNFVMSSHMCELNDRTKEATPEDFVPDLDRYYFGKRVNRVPLGSIPELAAESCKEIKMSEKEATSGKYWLSSIKLDIPIFAFCNMTTEDIDECSASLPVCHVSAQCNNTLGSYRCICDPGYTYNGNRCTDINECTALPSTCHVNAQCTNTIGSYRCACNPGYTGNGKTCTDVNECTTLPSACHVNALCSNTIGSYRCACSPGYTGNGKTCTDVNECTSLPSPCHVNAQCSNTIGSYRCACKPGYTGNGKTCTDVNECTTLPSACHVNAQCSNTIGSYRCACSLGYTGNGKTCTDVNECTSLPSPCHVNAQCSNTIGSYRCACKPGYTGNGKTCIDSNECTASPSACHLNAQCSNTIGSYRCTCNPGYTGSGKTCTDVNECASSTPVCGINFSCRNTLGSFRCEYKPRGSSCQEILRDLQRTSGTISDGIYTLSVTSTSFQAYCDMATSSQAWTLIGRFSNTDAKNWMFDSGEWWYDKNVGVGYTTNPSINTDMLSPAFWLVRGREFKITRSDDPQHTPLLRTTGSCLGGQTFRQKMASYGNFRSGTVWASNGCQGNCNVQYGGQFQTTDGFGQASCSGSIQSAAQVGFWCDWSSGDGAVLMIGGGGSSCDRADHGIAITEAEQASFRETGQGEHDFGNEGSAGTANTKAYSLNLWIN, encoded by the exons ATGACCACTCTTCTTAGGTTCTGGATTGTTGTTACGATTTCGCATGTTGTTGAGGAAACGATGTCTCAGCAATGCCCATCTCAAAGGTCCATCAGTGGGTGGATGTTGCAAGGACACGTTTATAAAACATTGTTGGCCGATATTGGCCTTCAATGTTTGTTAAGCTGCGGCACAGATGACCGTTGCCagagcttcaattttgtgatgTCTTCTCATATGTGTGAGCTTAATGATCGAACCAAAGAAGCCACACCTGAAGATTTCGTTCCTGATCTAGACAGATATTATTTCGGAAAAAGGGTCAATCGAG TCCCACTGGGTTCCATCCCTGAATTAGCAGCCGAGTCCTGTAAGGAAATTAAGATGAGCGAGAAAGAAGCAACCAGCGGCAAGTACTGGCTGTCTTCCATTAAGCTGGATATTCCAATATTTGCATTTTGCAACATGACAACTGAAG atattGACGAATGCAGTGCTTCGCTTCCAGTGTGTCACGTAAGCGCGCAATGCAACAATACTCTTGGTTCATACCGCTGTATTTGCGATCCCGGGTACACTTATAACGGGAATCGATGTACAG atattaatgaatgcacCGCTTTGCCTTCCACCTGTCACGTGAACGCACAGTGTaccaatactattggctcataccgctgtgcttgcaaccctgggtacactggtaacgggaaAACATGCACAG ACGTCAATGAATGCACCACTTTGCCTTCcgcctgtcacgtgaacgcgctGTGCtccaatactattggctcataccgctgtgcttgcagccctgggtacactggtaacgggaaAACATGCACAG ATGTCAATGAATGCACCTCTTTGCCTTCCccctgtcacgtgaacgcgcagtgctccaatactattggctcataccgctgtgcttgcaaacctgggtacactggtaacgggaaAACATGCACAG ATGTCAATGAATGCACCACTTTGCCTTCcgcctgtcacgtgaacgcgcagtgctccaatactattggctcataccgctgtgcGTGCAGCcttgggtacactggtaacgggaaAACATGCACAG ATGTCAATGAATGCACCTCTTTGCCTTCCccctgtcacgtgaacgcgcagtgctccaatactattggctcataccgctgtgcttgcaaacctgggtacactggtaacggtAAAACATGCATAG ATAGTAATGAATGTACCGCCTCGCCTTCCGCCTGTCACCTGAACGCGCAATGCAGCAATACCATTGGTTCATACCGTTGTACTTGCAACCCTGGGTACACTGGTAGCGGGAAAACATGCACAG ACGTTAACGAATGCGCATCATCAACGCCTGTCTGTGGTATCAATTTTAGCTGTAGAAATACATTGGGTTCCTTCAGATGCGAATACAAACCTCGCGGAAGTAGCTGTCAGG AAATACTTCGGGATTTACAGCGGACAAGTGGGACCATTAGTGACGGAATATATACGTTATCGGTTACTTCCACTTCATTTCAG GCTTATTGTGATATGGCGACCTCTAGCCAAGCTTGGACTCTCATTGGTCGGTTCTCAAACACCGATGCCAAAAACTGGATGTTCGACAGTGGAGAATGGTGGTATGATAAGAATGTAGGTGTTGGATATACAACAAATCCATCAATCAACACAGATATGCTCTCGCCAGCATTCTGGTTAGTCAGAGGTCGGGAATTCAAGATCACGCGCAGTGATGACCCACAGCACACACCGTTGTTACGGACCACAGGTAGCTGTCTGGGTGGACAGACATTCCGGCAGAAAATGGCAAGTTATGGTAATTTCAGGAGCGGAACAGTTTGGGCAAGCAATGGCTGCCAGGGAAATTGCAATGTTCAATATGGAGGCCAGTTTCAAACAACCGATGGATTCGGACAAGCTTCATGCAGTGGATCAATTCAAAGCGCAGCACAAGTCGGCTTCTGGTGCGACTGGAGCAGTGGTGATGGAGCGGTGTTGATGATTGGTGGAGGAGGGAGTTCTTGTGATCGGGCAGATCACGGGATCGCAATTACCGAAGCAGAGCAGGCTTCTTTTCGGGAAACAGGACAAGGAGAACACGACTTTGGCAACGAGGGAAGCGCTGGCACAGCAAACACCAAGGCCTACTCATTGAACCTTTGGATAAATTAG
- the LOC136923832 gene encoding 5-hydroxytryptamine receptor 1D-like: protein MAITNLTTAEKRVDTFQQLRCSAAWASGIQKDLIFLSAFNILLSITAVLGNTLILVALRKVSSLHPPSKLLYRSLAITDLCVGLITAPLNVVYSVAVAREEWNLCRYTLSSLVVAGYTLCIVSLLTVTAISVDRFLALLLGLRYRQIVTLRRTYVTVAIFWIMSAVASFFYLLNPLITTWYGRLIIPLCLGASVASYTKIFLNLRHHQTQLQDHVQEEQTSQKNPLNMERYRKAVSSVLWVQCTLIVCYLPFNIVRALVSYGKLSSWSSSVLIFELATTLVYLNSTLNPILYCWKICEVKQAVKETIREALCCF, encoded by the coding sequence ATGGCAATAACAAACTTGACTACTGCGGAAAAGCGAGTTGACACATTTCAACAACTTCGATGTTCGGCCGCCTGGGCCAGTGGAATACAAAAGGATTTGATATTTCTATCCGCGTTCAATATCTTACTCTCCATTACAGCAGTTCTTGGCAATACTCTGATCCTCGTTGCCCTTCGCAAGGTGTCTTCCCTTCATCCGCCGTCCAAACTCTTGTATAGAAGTCTGGCCATCACTGATCTCTGCGTTGGTCTTATTACAGCGCCTCTTAATGTTGTCTATTCGGTGGCTGTGGCTCGAGAAGAATGGAATCTTTGTCGTTACACGCTCTCTTCGTTAGTTGTTGCAGGCTACACTTTGTGCATAGTATCTTTGCTGACGGTGACCGCAATAAGCGTGGACAGATTTCTCGCCCTGTTGTTAGGGCTGAGATACAGACAAATTGTAACGTTAAGGCGAACATATGTGACTGTAGCCATCTTTTGGATTATGTCCGCTGTTGCTtcatttttttaccttttgaatCCGCTAATCACCACCTGGTATGGCCGTTTAATTATTCCTTTATGTTTAGGAGCCTCAGTCGCCTCGTACACAAAGATTTTCCTAAACCTTCGTCATCATCAAACTCAGCTACAGGACCATGTCCAAGAAGAGCAAACAAGTCAAAAAAATCCACTGAACATGGAAAGATACCGAAAGGCAGTGTCCAGCGTACTGTGGGTGCAGTGTACATTAATAGTTTGTTATTTACCGTTTAATATAGTGCGCGCTTTAGTAAGTTATGGTAAATTATCTTCATGGAGCTCGAGTGTTCTTATTTTTGAACTTGCAACAACTTTGGTTTACTTGAACTCAACGTTAAACCCGATTCTTTACTGCTGGAAGATCTGCGAAGTGAAGCAAGCAGTAAAGGAGACGATCAGAGAAGCGCTTTGCTGTTTTTAG